Proteins encoded by one window of Deltaproteobacteria bacterium RBG_16_64_85:
- a CDS encoding tol-pal system protein YbgF, which yields MEKVAAASLASSAAPAPVPQDWKNAEEMYDYSLGLIKGGETRKGRQILTEFASKYPDHKLLPNVFYWKGETFYAEKDYENAILSYQDVIDKYPGGDKAPDAMYKQGLSFLALKDRKNARILFELVQSKYPKSPSASMARQKLTELK from the coding sequence ATGGAGAAGGTGGCGGCCGCTTCCCTCGCATCTTCCGCGGCGCCCGCACCGGTTCCGCAGGACTGGAAGAACGCGGAGGAGATGTACGACTACTCGCTGGGGCTCATCAAGGGCGGGGAGACCCGCAAGGGACGGCAGATCCTCACCGAGTTCGCGTCGAAGTACCCCGACCACAAGCTGCTGCCGAACGTCTTCTACTGGAAGGGCGAGACGTTCTACGCGGAGAAGGATTACGAGAATGCGATCCTCTCCTACCAGGATGTGATCGACAAGTATCCGGGCGGTGACAAGGCGCCCGACGCCATGTACAAGCAGGGACTCTCCTTCCTGGCGCTCAAGGACCGGAAGAACGCGCGCATCCTGTTCGAGCTGGTCCAGTCGAAATACCCGAAGTCCCCCTCCGCCTCGATGGCACGGCAAAAGCTCACCGAGCTAAAATGA